One window of the Natrarchaeobius halalkaliphilus genome contains the following:
- the panB gene encoding 3-methyl-2-oxobutanoate hydroxymethyltransferase, with the protein MPTVRDVRAKSGEEPITMLTAYDAPTAEIVDEADVDVILVGDSVGNTSLGYETTLPVTVEDLARHVGAVSRSTEDALVVADMPFLSIGVDEADSIENAGRMLKDEGAHAVKLECGQHTVSLTERMVQLGIPVMAHLGLTPQHVNQYGGYPRQGTDQDGAERILELARAHENAGAFSLVLEHVPSNLAADVTDALDIPTIGIGAGPDCDGQVLVVDDVVGLSAWSPSFSKQFGTVRREMESAIDEYVSAVESGSFPAPEHSHEADDLEDLY; encoded by the coding sequence ATGCCCACCGTACGGGACGTCAGGGCGAAATCCGGGGAGGAACCGATCACGATGTTGACGGCTTACGACGCCCCAACGGCCGAAATCGTCGACGAGGCCGACGTGGACGTGATCCTCGTCGGTGACAGCGTCGGTAACACGAGTCTCGGATACGAGACGACGCTTCCCGTCACCGTCGAAGACCTTGCTCGCCACGTCGGCGCGGTTTCCAGATCGACGGAGGACGCTCTCGTCGTCGCGGATATGCCCTTTCTCTCGATCGGCGTCGACGAGGCAGACAGCATCGAGAACGCCGGCCGAATGCTCAAAGACGAGGGTGCCCACGCGGTCAAACTCGAGTGCGGTCAACACACCGTCTCGCTCACCGAACGAATGGTTCAACTCGGCATTCCGGTGATGGCACACCTCGGCCTGACACCACAACACGTCAATCAGTACGGCGGGTATCCGAGACAGGGGACCGACCAGGACGGGGCCGAACGAATTCTGGAACTCGCGCGTGCACACGAGAACGCCGGCGCGTTCTCGCTCGTCCTGGAGCACGTCCCGTCGAACCTCGCGGCCGACGTCACCGACGCCCTCGACATACCGACGATCGGAATCGGTGCCGGCCCCGACTGCGACGGACAGGTGCTCGTCGTCGACGACGTGGTCGGGTTGAGTGCGTGGTCCCCCTCGTTTTCCAAACAGTTCGGAACGGTCCGCCGGGAGATGGAATCTGCGATCGATGAGTACGTTTCGGCCGTCGAATCCGGTAGCTTCCCCGCGCCAGAACACAGCCACGAAGCGGACGACCTCGAGGATCTGTACTGA
- a CDS encoding ABC transporter permease, producing the protein MPTTRRFPAAFDRVLNWLEQRLLWLAAIVTGAVLVVMLYLPVGVVFVEAILEDGAPTLGHFAEVLTDPFYFGALADVFADPLAVGTHLGSLAGWLGAVSLSVSLEYPVPVVDVPVPWIALETPGVRMGLFGFTAYQAGLSTIASLALGLPAAYVLANYEFYGRRTLRSLTIVPFVLPGIMVAVGFYAMFGRTGTLNSILSVVGLGPFAFIEANPLAIVVVAHAFYNAPLVARITVAAWESVDRRAVETARSLGANERRAFRDVVVPQLTPAIFTGALLTFIFTFMTFPIVLALGGLGLATVEVWIYDRIQRLDYAEAATLAILETLLSLGLTYAYLRYESAQTGFAQSASSSPKEPLFPDLRTTFTPKRLAVVAYGLVALVVFAGPLASLVAGSVTDGGGFTLRNYAFLLERQLEGASFQTLPLPAIRNSLLFGFATLLVAVPMGVVISVLTVRAGRSGTVVDTLAMLPLAVSGIVFGIGLLQGLVFGVSLPGGWRIQITGAVAIVIAHAVAAYPFVTRTVSPLLSSLDPAMVESARALGASRYRALVDIELPLVASGIVAGAAFAFAISIGEFSSTVILASGSDSYTMPVAVERYLGRRSGPAIAMGTLLLLVTAASFVVIDRVGGRYEL; encoded by the coding sequence GTGCCCACAACGCGTCGTTTTCCCGCAGCGTTCGATCGCGTTCTGAACTGGCTCGAGCAGCGCCTGCTCTGGCTGGCTGCGATCGTCACGGGAGCCGTCCTCGTCGTGATGCTGTACCTTCCCGTCGGCGTCGTGTTCGTCGAGGCAATCCTCGAGGACGGAGCTCCGACGCTGGGACACTTCGCGGAGGTCCTGACCGATCCGTTCTACTTCGGCGCGCTGGCGGACGTCTTCGCGGATCCCCTCGCCGTCGGCACGCATCTCGGCTCGCTCGCGGGATGGCTCGGAGCGGTCTCGCTCTCGGTTTCACTCGAGTATCCCGTACCCGTCGTCGACGTTCCGGTGCCGTGGATCGCTCTCGAGACGCCCGGCGTTCGGATGGGCCTGTTCGGGTTTACGGCCTATCAGGCAGGGCTCTCGACGATCGCGAGTCTCGCACTCGGATTGCCGGCTGCGTACGTGCTCGCGAACTACGAGTTCTACGGACGACGCACGCTCCGTTCGCTGACGATCGTGCCGTTCGTCCTGCCGGGAATCATGGTCGCCGTCGGCTTCTACGCGATGTTCGGTCGGACGGGAACGCTCAACTCGATCCTCAGCGTCGTCGGGCTCGGCCCGTTCGCGTTCATCGAGGCCAACCCGCTCGCGATCGTCGTCGTCGCCCACGCCTTCTACAACGCGCCCCTGGTCGCCCGGATCACCGTCGCGGCCTGGGAATCGGTCGATAGACGAGCGGTCGAGACCGCCCGCAGCCTCGGAGCGAACGAACGCCGTGCGTTTCGAGACGTCGTCGTCCCACAGCTCACGCCCGCGATTTTCACCGGCGCGCTGTTGACGTTCATCTTTACGTTCATGACGTTCCCCATCGTCCTCGCGCTCGGCGGGCTCGGCCTCGCGACCGTCGAAGTCTGGATCTACGACCGGATCCAGCGACTGGATTACGCCGAAGCCGCGACGCTCGCGATCCTCGAGACGCTCCTCTCGCTCGGACTCACCTACGCCTATCTCAGGTACGAGTCGGCCCAGACGGGATTCGCCCAGAGCGCGTCGTCCTCCCCCAAGGAGCCGCTGTTCCCCGATCTTCGAACGACGTTCACGCCGAAACGACTCGCCGTCGTGGCGTACGGACTCGTCGCCCTCGTCGTCTTCGCCGGTCCGCTCGCGAGTCTCGTCGCCGGGAGCGTCACCGACGGGGGCGGGTTCACGCTCCGGAACTACGCGTTCTTGCTCGAGCGCCAACTGGAGGGGGCGAGCTTCCAGACGCTGCCGTTGCCGGCTATTCGAAACTCGCTGCTGTTCGGATTCGCGACGCTCCTCGTTGCGGTTCCGATGGGCGTCGTCATCTCCGTGCTCACGGTTCGTGCCGGCCGCAGTGGAACCGTCGTCGACACGCTCGCGATGCTTCCACTCGCCGTCAGCGGGATCGTCTTCGGGATCGGCCTGTTGCAGGGACTCGTTTTCGGCGTCTCGCTCCCCGGCGGCTGGCGGATTCAGATCACGGGTGCAGTCGCCATCGTCATCGCACACGCGGTCGCCGCCTACCCGTTCGTCACGCGAACCGTCTCCCCGCTGCTCTCGAGTCTCGATCCCGCGATGGTCGAGTCGGCCCGCGCGCTCGGCGCCTCGCGTTACCGCGCGCTCGTCGACATCGAGCTTCCGCTTGTCGCGAGCGGAATCGTCGCCGGCGCGGCGTTCGCGTTCGCCATCTCGATCGGTGAGTTCTCTTCGACGGTGATTTTGGCGAGCGGGAGCGACAGCTACACCATGCCGGTCGCCGTCGAACGATACCTCGGCCGCCGCTCGGGGCCAGCGATCGCGATGGGGACGCTACTGTTGCTCGTCACCGCGGCCAGCTTCGTCGTCATCGACCGCGTCGGCGGGAGGTACGAACTGTGA
- a CDS encoding DUF5822 domain-containing protein translates to MPEPVETTTPDGVDYGWVMQVTFVVTIVVGAPIVALLSLSAELPTWGVRAEFAIRVGAPIWFATAVVVFVYAKRTRTDRT, encoded by the coding sequence GTGCCAGAACCCGTCGAAACGACCACGCCCGACGGCGTCGACTACGGCTGGGTGATGCAAGTTACCTTCGTCGTCACGATCGTCGTCGGCGCGCCGATCGTCGCCCTACTCTCGCTGTCCGCCGAGCTTCCGACCTGGGGTGTGCGAGCGGAGTTCGCGATCCGGGTGGGTGCGCCGATCTGGTTCGCGACTGCCGTCGTCGTCTTCGTGTACGCAAAGCGGACACGGACGGACCGGACGTGA
- a CDS encoding CDC48 family AAA ATPase, with amino-acid sequence MKLTVKPLKQKDASRGLAAIDRVSMSELDLENGDYIVISGNGDGQAVARVWPGYPEDEGRGIVRIDGRLRQEANVGIDDRVTVEPADVKPATSVTVALPQNLRIRGDIGPLVRDKLSGQAVTEGQTVPFSLSFGPMASSGQSVPLKIAGTSPEGTVVITESTSIEISETPAEQVSAGGGPSTEGVPNITYEDIGGLDDELDQVREMIELPMRHPELFQQLGIEPPKGVLLHGPPGTGKTLMAKAVANEIDAYFETISGPEIMSKYYGESEEQLREVFEEAEENAPAIIFIDELDSIAAKREEAGGDVERRVVAQLLSLMDGLEERGRVTVIAATNRVDDIDPALRRGGRFDREIEIGVPDKDGRKEILQVHTRGMPLTESIDLDRYAENTHGFVGADLESLTRESAMNALRRIRPELDLEEDEIDADVLESLHVTEGDFKEALKGIQPSAMREVFVEVPDVTWNDVGGLEDTKERLRETIQWPLDFPEVFEAMDMQAAKGVMMYGPPGTGKTMLAKAVANEAQSNFISIKGPELLNKYVGESEKGVREIFEKARSNAPTVIFFDEIDSIAGERGQRHGDSGVGERVVSQLLTELDGLEELEDVVVIATTNRPDLIDSALLRPGRLDRHVHVPVPDEDGRRRIFEVHTRNKPLADAIDLDWLAAETGGYVGADIEAVCREASMAASREFINSVGAEDITETLDNVRIAKAHFEHALEEVQPSVTTETRERYEEIEQEFQQAEPGQEQDQLGRTFQ; translated from the coding sequence ATGAAACTCACCGTCAAACCACTCAAACAGAAGGACGCGAGTCGCGGATTGGCCGCGATCGATCGCGTCTCGATGAGCGAACTCGACCTCGAGAACGGGGACTATATCGTCATCTCGGGCAACGGCGACGGACAAGCGGTCGCTCGCGTCTGGCCCGGCTACCCCGAAGACGAGGGTCGCGGGATCGTGCGAATCGACGGTCGACTGCGCCAGGAGGCGAACGTCGGAATCGACGATCGCGTGACCGTCGAGCCCGCGGACGTCAAGCCGGCGACGTCGGTCACCGTCGCGCTGCCACAGAACCTCCGGATTCGCGGTGACATCGGGCCGCTCGTCCGGGATAAGCTGTCCGGGCAGGCCGTCACCGAGGGTCAGACGGTTCCGTTCTCGCTGTCGTTCGGACCGATGGCGAGTTCGGGTCAGTCCGTCCCGCTGAAAATCGCCGGCACGTCCCCGGAGGGGACGGTCGTCATCACCGAGTCGACGAGCATCGAAATCTCCGAGACGCCCGCTGAACAGGTCAGCGCCGGCGGTGGCCCCTCCACCGAGGGCGTTCCGAACATCACGTACGAGGACATCGGCGGCCTGGACGACGAACTCGATCAGGTCCGGGAGATGATCGAACTGCCGATGCGCCACCCCGAGTTGTTCCAGCAACTCGGTATCGAGCCGCCGAAAGGCGTCCTCTTGCACGGACCACCGGGAACCGGGAAGACGCTGATGGCGAAAGCCGTCGCCAACGAGATCGACGCCTACTTCGAAACCATCTCCGGTCCGGAGATCATGTCGAAGTACTACGGCGAGTCCGAAGAGCAGCTGCGCGAAGTCTTCGAAGAGGCCGAAGAGAACGCGCCCGCGATCATCTTCATCGACGAACTCGATTCCATCGCCGCAAAGCGCGAGGAGGCCGGCGGTGACGTCGAACGCCGTGTCGTCGCCCAGCTCCTCTCGCTGATGGACGGCCTGGAGGAACGGGGACGCGTTACCGTCATCGCCGCGACCAACCGCGTCGACGACATCGACCCCGCGCTCCGCCGTGGCGGTCGCTTCGACCGCGAGATCGAGATCGGCGTCCCGGACAAGGACGGCCGCAAGGAGATCCTTCAGGTCCACACGCGCGGCATGCCCCTGACGGAGTCGATCGATCTCGACCGCTACGCCGAGAACACCCACGGCTTCGTCGGTGCCGACCTCGAGTCGCTTACACGCGAAAGCGCGATGAACGCGTTGCGCCGGATCCGTCCGGAACTCGACCTCGAGGAAGACGAGATCGACGCGGACGTTCTCGAGTCGCTGCACGTCACCGAAGGGGACTTCAAAGAGGCCCTCAAGGGCATTCAACCCTCGGCGATGCGCGAGGTCTTCGTCGAGGTTCCCGACGTCACCTGGAACGACGTCGGCGGTCTCGAGGACACCAAAGAACGGCTCCGCGAGACGATTCAGTGGCCGCTCGATTTCCCCGAGGTGTTCGAGGCCATGGACATGCAGGCCGCAAAAGGCGTGATGATGTACGGTCCGCCGGGGACCGGGAAGACGATGCTTGCGAAGGCGGTCGCCAACGAGGCCCAGTCGAACTTCATCTCGATCAAGGGCCCGGAGCTCCTCAACAAGTACGTCGGTGAGTCCGAAAAGGGCGTCCGCGAGATCTTCGAGAAGGCACGGTCGAACGCACCGACCGTGATCTTCTTCGACGAGATCGACTCGATCGCGGGCGAACGCGGCCAGCGCCATGGCGATTCGGGCGTCGGAGAACGCGTCGTCTCCCAGCTGCTGACCGAACTCGACGGCCTCGAGGAACTCGAGGACGTGGTCGTCATCGCGACGACTAACCGACCGGATCTGATCGATTCGGCACTGCTCCGTCCGGGCCGCCTCGACAGACACGTCCACGTCCCCGTTCCCGACGAGGACGGTCGCAGACGGATCTTCGAGGTCCACACCCGCAACAAGCCGCTGGCCGACGCGATCGACCTCGACTGGCTCGCCGCTGAGACCGGGGGCTACGTCGGAGCGGACATCGAAGCGGTCTGTCGCGAAGCGTCGATGGCGGCAAGCAGGGAGTTCATCAACTCCGTCGGCGCCGAGGATATCACCGAGACGCTCGACAACGTCCGTATCGCCAAAGCGCACTTCGAACACGCACTCGAGGAGGTCCAACCGAGCGTGACGACGGAGACTCGAGAGCGATACGAAGAGATCGAACAGGAGTTCCAGCAGGCCGAGCCGGGTCAAGAACAGGATCAGCTCGGACGGACCTTCCAGTAA
- a CDS encoding DUF7127 family protein — protein MNIEHFAHETGQAVRRYEYDDHSMLAVDFGPRSEATVDLVGGTVIVVDGGDQYELELPDDAGDAHTFMKNGVLTIELEADL, from the coding sequence ATGAACATCGAACACTTCGCCCACGAAACAGGCCAGGCGGTCCGACGCTATGAGTACGACGATCACTCGATGCTCGCGGTCGATTTCGGCCCACGAAGCGAGGCTACTGTCGATCTGGTCGGCGGCACCGTCATCGTCGTCGACGGTGGCGATCAGTACGAACTCGAGTTGCCCGACGACGCAGGTGACGCGCACACGTTTATGAAAAACGGCGTGCTCACTATCGAACTGGAGGCCGACCTATGA
- a CDS encoding HAD family hydrolase, translating to MERYDLVYRLFDEYDTQTLREYQEFVDIFPAVDSRVALEHWQTATEELERRKDEIRTGFAAGETFAEVASRANRDQAFTALDLETKYGRDVNVLVLDVDETLRSAGGTDNEIPRETLYVLTEFYDAGVPIVICTGQTLENVKGFAIQGLGSEIVHSGDLSIVYEAGTGVFTPGHGAETKQLLYEDLEPEIRDVFDDIRSRVLPEAPEQLRRGCHLQGNEFNVTMKPNYETGSTSAREIIDEALVYLIDLLADAIAIELDSIGVSDDGESDSEAVVDWTRTFYATQDPEIRTVLEREGAYPDLDVGGVPDELSAVLERIDVAYYEADAAEIGSLELNKVVGVERALDVLGVDDPFALVMGDSKSDLRVMEWVTENDAGISAAPEHASEDTLAHVLETDELVFDRGQSVDVLRTVYALNRLARLE from the coding sequence ATGGAACGATACGATCTCGTCTATCGGCTCTTCGATGAGTACGATACGCAGACGCTGCGCGAATATCAGGAGTTCGTCGACATCTTTCCGGCCGTCGACTCCCGAGTGGCACTCGAGCACTGGCAGACGGCGACCGAGGAACTCGAACGCCGAAAGGACGAGATCCGAACGGGCTTCGCAGCGGGAGAGACGTTCGCGGAGGTCGCCTCGCGGGCGAACCGGGATCAGGCGTTTACCGCGCTGGATCTCGAGACCAAGTACGGACGCGACGTGAACGTCCTCGTTCTCGACGTCGACGAGACGCTACGGTCGGCCGGCGGAACCGACAACGAGATCCCGCGGGAGACGCTGTACGTCCTGACGGAGTTTTACGACGCCGGCGTTCCGATCGTCATCTGTACCGGCCAGACACTCGAGAACGTCAAGGGGTTCGCGATCCAGGGTCTCGGAAGCGAAATCGTCCACTCCGGCGATCTCTCGATCGTCTACGAGGCCGGGACCGGAGTGTTCACGCCGGGCCACGGCGCGGAGACCAAACAGCTACTTTACGAGGACCTCGAGCCGGAAATCAGGGACGTTTTCGACGATATTCGCTCACGGGTGCTTCCGGAGGCTCCCGAGCAGCTTCGGCGGGGCTGTCACCTCCAGGGCAACGAGTTCAACGTGACGATGAAGCCGAACTACGAGACCGGTTCGACGAGCGCCCGGGAGATCATCGACGAGGCGCTGGTTTACCTGATCGACCTGCTGGCCGATGCGATCGCCATCGAACTCGACTCGATCGGTGTGAGCGACGACGGCGAGAGCGACTCCGAAGCCGTCGTCGACTGGACCCGAACCTTCTACGCCACCCAGGACCCCGAAATCCGGACCGTTCTCGAGCGCGAGGGTGCGTACCCCGACCTCGACGTCGGTGGCGTTCCGGACGAACTCTCGGCCGTCCTCGAGCGAATCGACGTCGCGTACTACGAGGCAGACGCGGCCGAAATCGGAAGCCTCGAGTTGAACAAAGTGGTCGGCGTCGAACGAGCGCTCGACGTACTCGGCGTCGACGATCCGTTCGCGCTCGTGATGGGCGATTCGAAGAGCGATCTCCGCGTCATGGAATGGGTCACGGAGAACGACGCAGGCATTTCGGCTGCGCCCGAACACGCCTCCGAGGACACCCTGGCTCACGTCCTCGAGACGGACGAACTCGTTTTCGATCGGGGACAGAGCGTCGACGTCCTCCGAACGGTGTACGCCCTCAACCGGCTGGCTCGCCTCGAATAG
- a CDS encoding thiamine ABC transporter substrate-binding protein, which produces MRRRTFVGAIGGGATLGFAGCVTRDDENGGNGGNGSDDGSGSDDPADGTDDSSTDSGEDELSGTLEVVTYESMIDGENPAGPWLKDAFEDEYPDVELEWTLLPDGGINHYIQRADQGADIDPDVYLGLNIDDLVTVDDNLADGGLFQELDTGAIEHADRIRDGLDMGDPHGRALAYDTGYISLVYDESEVDAPETFDDLTEPEYEDALLAQNAQTSDPGQAFLLWTIDAFGEDGYLDYWGDLEENGVRVLEDWTESYYGAYMEEERPMVVSYSTDQVFAVAEGNDMTRHQIAFPNDQGYANPEGMAIFDDSESADLAAAFFDFVLSNEPQAEIAQRNVQFPAVDEEYVDLDEEFDEYAHVPLEAVTVGYDQLRGNLDGWVDDWAREFASQ; this is translated from the coding sequence ATGAGACGACGAACCTTCGTCGGTGCGATCGGTGGTGGAGCGACGCTCGGGTTTGCAGGCTGTGTAACTCGAGACGACGAAAACGGTGGGAACGGTGGGAACGGGTCGGACGACGGATCCGGGTCGGACGATCCCGCGGACGGAACCGACGACTCGAGTACCGATTCGGGCGAAGACGAGCTATCGGGAACGCTCGAGGTCGTCACCTACGAGTCGATGATCGACGGCGAAAATCCCGCCGGTCCCTGGCTCAAAGACGCCTTCGAGGACGAATATCCCGACGTCGAACTCGAGTGGACGCTCCTGCCGGACGGCGGGATCAACCACTACATCCAGCGGGCCGATCAGGGGGCGGACATCGATCCCGACGTCTATCTCGGATTGAACATCGACGATCTCGTCACCGTCGACGACAACTTAGCGGACGGCGGGCTGTTCCAGGAACTCGACACCGGAGCGATCGAACACGCGGATCGGATCCGTGACGGCCTCGACATGGGCGACCCACACGGTCGCGCCCTCGCCTACGACACGGGCTACATCAGCCTCGTCTACGACGAGAGTGAGGTCGACGCACCTGAGACGTTCGACGATCTGACCGAGCCGGAGTACGAAGACGCGTTGTTGGCTCAAAACGCCCAGACGTCCGACCCCGGGCAGGCGTTCCTCCTGTGGACGATCGACGCATTCGGAGAGGACGGCTATCTCGACTACTGGGGCGACCTCGAGGAGAACGGCGTTCGCGTCCTCGAAGACTGGACGGAGTCGTACTACGGCGCGTACATGGAAGAGGAGCGACCGATGGTCGTCTCCTATTCGACCGATCAGGTGTTCGCCGTCGCGGAGGGCAACGATATGACCCGTCACCAGATCGCGTTCCCCAACGATCAGGGCTATGCAAATCCCGAGGGGATGGCGATCTTCGACGACAGCGAGAGCGCGGATCTCGCTGCGGCCTTCTTCGATTTCGTCCTCTCGAACGAACCTCAGGCCGAGATCGCCCAGCGAAACGTCCAGTTCCCAGCGGTCGACGAGGAGTACGTCGACCTCGACGAGGAGTTCGACGAGTACGCCCACGTTCCCCTGGAGGCGGTGACGGTCGGTTACGATCAGCTCCGCGGAAATCTGGACGGGTGGGTCGACGACTGGGCACGCGAGTTCGCGAGTCAGTAA
- a CDS encoding alpha/beta fold hydrolase codes for MHTVSHHGRETAYEVTDRGGNGPSVCCVHGTGSTHARWRAQLPLADRNPLVALDLSGHGSSDDIEAEAGYSALSAYADDVLAVTDATGASVLLGSSLGGAAIMHAIVERDVRPDAAILTGAGARLGVLEDLLIWLETDFDRAIEFLHEPGRLFSDPEPALLERSKAAMSDCGQPVVRRDFETCHTFDVRSDLSKIDVPVLAICGERDQLTPPWFHEYLADEIPDASVVTIEDAAHLVMLEQPAAFNETVREFLETVEG; via the coding sequence ATGCACACGGTATCACACCACGGGCGCGAGACCGCCTACGAGGTGACCGACCGGGGTGGAAACGGGCCGTCGGTCTGTTGCGTCCACGGAACCGGATCCACGCACGCTCGCTGGCGTGCACAACTGCCTCTCGCGGATCGGAATCCGCTCGTCGCCCTCGATCTCAGCGGCCACGGCTCGTCCGACGATATCGAGGCGGAAGCGGGGTACTCGGCCCTTTCGGCGTACGCTGACGACGTACTCGCCGTCACCGACGCGACGGGTGCGAGCGTCCTGCTCGGAAGTTCGCTCGGCGGTGCAGCGATCATGCACGCCATCGTCGAACGGGACGTCCGCCCCGATGCGGCGATCCTGACCGGAGCCGGCGCACGACTCGGCGTTCTCGAGGACCTCCTCATCTGGCTGGAAACCGACTTCGATCGGGCGATCGAATTCCTCCACGAACCGGGACGTCTCTTTTCCGACCCCGAGCCGGCGTTACTGGAGCGATCCAAGGCGGCGATGAGCGACTGCGGACAGCCGGTCGTCCGACGTGACTTCGAAACCTGCCACACGTTTGACGTTCGTAGCGATCTTTCAAAAATCGACGTTCCCGTTCTCGCGATCTGTGGGGAACGCGACCAGTTAACGCCGCCCTGGTTTCACGAGTACCTCGCCGACGAGATTCCCGACGCGTCGGTCGTCACCATCGAAGACGCCGCCCACCTCGTGATGTTGGAGCAACCGGCGGCGTTCAACGAGACCGTTCGGGAGTTTCTGGAGACGGTCGAGGGCTGA
- a CDS encoding HAD family hydrolase: protein MTDYDAVVYDLDGTLVELDVDWNAVAADVLAVYDSADVEPPTTDIWDLLERAPEFDLETEAHSAVAAHEREGAPTSPRLAHADDLEERSVPVGVCSLNCETACRIALDRHGLDEAVDIVVGRDTVARQKPYPEPLLEAVDKLDAVPERTLFIGDSPSDELTAERAGTAFEYVHE from the coding sequence ATGACCGACTACGACGCCGTCGTTTACGATCTGGATGGAACGCTCGTCGAACTCGACGTCGACTGGAACGCAGTCGCCGCCGACGTTCTCGCGGTGTACGACTCGGCGGACGTCGAACCGCCGACGACGGATATCTGGGATCTCCTCGAGAGGGCACCGGAGTTCGACCTCGAAACCGAGGCTCACTCGGCCGTCGCCGCCCACGAACGCGAGGGTGCGCCGACGTCCCCGCGACTGGCCCACGCGGACGACCTCGAAGAGCGGTCGGTCCCCGTCGGCGTCTGCTCGCTCAACTGCGAAACGGCCTGTCGAATCGCGCTCGATCGACACGGCCTCGACGAGGCGGTCGACATCGTCGTCGGCCGCGACACCGTTGCGCGCCAAAAACCCTACCCGGAGCCGTTACTCGAGGCAGTCGACAAACTCGACGCCGTCCCGGAGCGGACGCTGTTCATCGGAGACTCCCCGAGCGACGAACTGACGGCCGAACGGGCGGGAACGGCCTTCGAGTACGTCCACGAATAG
- the sod gene encoding superoxide dismutase: protein MTDHELPPLPYDYDALEPSISEQVVTWHHDTHHQGYVNGLNSAEETLAENRESGEFGSTPGALGNVTHNGCGHYLHTLFWENMAPNGGGEPDGDLADRIEEDFGSYEGWKGEFEAAAGAAGGWALLVYDPVAKQLRNVAVDKHDQGALWGSHPILALDVWEHSYYYDYGPDRGSFIDGFFDVVNWDSVDEEYQKCLDHFE from the coding sequence ATGACTGATCACGAACTTCCACCACTTCCATACGATTACGACGCACTCGAGCCATCGATCTCGGAACAGGTCGTCACCTGGCATCACGACACCCACCATCAGGGCTACGTAAACGGCCTGAACTCGGCCGAAGAAACCCTCGCTGAGAATCGCGAATCCGGCGAGTTCGGCTCGACCCCCGGCGCGCTTGGCAACGTCACTCACAACGGCTGTGGACACTATCTCCACACGCTGTTCTGGGAGAACATGGCACCGAACGGAGGCGGCGAGCCCGACGGGGATCTGGCCGACCGAATCGAAGAGGACTTCGGTTCCTACGAGGGCTGGAAAGGCGAGTTCGAGGCCGCAGCCGGTGCCGCCGGTGGCTGGGCACTGCTCGTGTACGACCCCGTCGCAAAGCAGCTGCGTAACGTCGCAGTCGACAAACACGACCAGGGCGCACTCTGGGGCTCGCACCCGATCCTCGCGCTGGACGTCTGGGAGCACTCGTACTACTACGACTACGGCCCAGACCGCGGCAGCTTCATCGACGGCTTCTTCGACGTCGTCAACTGGGACTCCGTCGACGAGGAGTACCAGAAGTGCCTCGACCACTTCGAGTAA
- a CDS encoding DUF5827 family protein, giving the protein MPVPKSEFDSLSPCDFYTPDELFEQEQMYTVYEIARLLQGLDPDAEIDRETEDVLLDWAIPWIMTNADDLVVAEPRSGDEPGYYGLTE; this is encoded by the coding sequence ATGCCCGTTCCGAAATCCGAGTTCGACAGTCTTTCACCCTGTGACTTCTATACGCCCGACGAACTCTTCGAGCAAGAGCAGATGTACACGGTCTACGAGATCGCCCGTCTGCTCCAGGGTCTCGATCCCGACGCGGAGATCGACCGGGAGACGGAGGACGTTCTGCTCGACTGGGCGATTCCGTGGATCATGACCAACGCGGACGATCTCGTCGTTGCTGAGCCGCGAAGCGGGGACGAACCCGGCTACTACGGCCTGACGGAGTGA